The Humulus lupulus chromosome 4, drHumLupu1.1, whole genome shotgun sequence genome has a window encoding:
- the LOC133830403 gene encoding AAA-ATPase ASD, mitochondrial-like, whose protein sequence is MAPATMAEMWTTMGSTLASFMFIWAIVRQYCPYEIQRFLEKCSHRVMGYFYPYIKISFHEFTGDRLKRSEAYSAIEAYLSSNTSKSAKRLKAEMGKESTSLVLSMDEYERVTDEFKGAKVWWVLSKTVSPMRTVMSMSYYPEQEKRFYKVSFHKRYRDIITDSYLEHVIREGKEIRVKNRQRKLYTNSPGYKWPSYKQTMWSHIVFEHPATFESMALEPEKKKEIIDDLLTFSQSKDFYARIGKAWKRGFLLYGPPGTGKSTMIAAMANLLNYDVYDLELTAVKDNTELRKLLIETTSKSIIVIEDIDCSLDLTGQRKKKDEKVSGEDEIKLGSKEANKDQEGNNNNNNGGNSNSSSKVTLSGLLNFIDGLWSACGGERLVVFTTNYVEKLDPALIRRGRMDKHIELSYCSFEGFKVLAKNYLKLENHQLFDKIQSLISETKITPADVAENLMPKSPTDDPKRCLCYLIQALEEAKEEEEIAATEEAKKRAQEDLKESEAIKEEEAQAQLKGSKHIE, encoded by the coding sequence atggcGCCGGCGACAATGGCGGAGATGTGGACCACGATGGGTTCCACCCTAGCCAGCTTCATGTTCATCTGGGCAATCGTTCGCCAGTACTGCCCGTACGAAATCCAACGATTCCTTGAGAAATGTAGTCACCGAGTCATGGGCTACTTCTACCCTTACATCAAAATCTCGTTCCACGAGTTCACCGGCGACCGACTCAAGCGGAGCGAGGCTTATTCCGCCATTGAAGCTTACCTGAGCTCCAACACATCCAAAAGCGCCAAGCGACTGAAGGCGGAGATGGGAAAAGAAAGCACTAGCCTCGTGCTGAGTATGGACGAGTACGAGCGAGTCACGGACGAGTTCAAGGGAGCTAAGGTTTGGTGGGTGTTGAGCAAAACGGTGTCTCCGATGAGGACAGTAATGTCTATGTCGTATTATCCAGAACAGGAGAAGCGTTTCTACAAGGTGAGCTTTCACAAAAGGTACAGAGATATAATTACTGACTCTTATTTGGAGCATGTGATCAGAGAAGGTAAAGAGATTAGGGTCAAAAATAGACAAAGGAAGCTTTATACTAATAGTCCTGGTTATAAATGGCCAAGTTATAAGCAAACTATGTGGAGTCATATTGTGTTTGAGCACCCTGCAACTTTTGAGAGCATGGCATTGGAGccagagaagaagaaggagattATTGACGATCTGCTGACTTTTAGTCAAAGCAAAGATTTCTATGCTAGGATTGGGAAGGCTTGGAAAAGAGGGTTTTTGCTTTATGGTCCTCCTGGGACAGGGAAGTCAACTATGATTGCTGCCATGGCCAATTTGTTGAATTATGATGTCTATGATCTTGAGTTGACTGCTGTGAAGGATAACACTGAGCTTAGGAAGCTTTTGATTGAGACTACTAGTAAGTCTATAATAGTGATTGAGGATATTGATTGTTCTCTTGATCTTACTGGTCAGAGAAAGAAGAAAGATGAGAAGGTTTCAGGGGAAGATGAGATCAAGTTGGGAAGTAAAGAAGCTAATAAGGATCAAGAagggaataataataataacaatggtggtaatagtaatagtagtagtaaagTTACTCTTTCTGGGCTTTTGAATTTCATTGATGGACTTTGGTCAGCTTGTGGGGGTGAGAGGTTGGTTGTTTTTACTACTAATTATGTAGAGAAGTTGGACCCAGCTTTGATAAGGAGGGGTAGGATGGACAAGCATATTGAGCTTTCTTATTGTAGCTTTGAAGGGTTCAAAGTTCTTGCTAAGAACTATTTGAAACTTGAAAACCATCAATTGTTTGATAAAATTCAGAGTTTGATTAGTGAAACAAAGATTACTCCAGCTGATGTTGCTGAGAATCTCATGCCAAAATCGCCAACTGATGATCCCAAGAGATGTCTTTGTTACTTGATTCAAGCTCTTGAGGAGGCCAAGGAAGAAGAGGAAATTGCAGCCACAGAAGAAGCTAAGAAGAGAGCTCAGGAGGATTTGAAAGAAAGTGAAGCAATCAAGGAAGAAGAGGCACAAGCTCAATTGAAGGGTAGTAAACACATTGAGTAA